The Catellatospora citrea DNA segment AGTTCCCCGTCTCGGGCGGTCCCGCCGAGCTGATCCACCGGCCCGAGGACCGGCGCAACGCCACCCTGCTGGCCGAGCGGCTACGCGAGGGTCTCGGGCCGTCCCGGCTGCTGGCCGCCGCGCTGCCGGCCGGCCGGTTGCAGTCGGCGGGCCCGTACGACCCGGCGGACAGTTACGAACTCGCCGCCTTCGCCGAGTTGCTGGACTTCGCCAACCTGATGACCTACGACTTCGGCACCGGTTTCTCGCCGATCGCCACGTTCAACGCGCCGCTGGCCGAGGTGGACGACGATCCGATGGACGCCGGCCTGCGCCGGTGGAACAACGTCACCGGCGCCGTCGACTACTACGAGCGCCACGGCGTGCCGCGGGACAAGCTCGTGCTAGGCGTGCCCTTCTACGGCCGCGGTTTCCGTGTCGCCTCGGCAGGCGAGCAGGCGGGGCTGTACCAGCCCCAGGTCGGCACGGTGGAGGTCGGCGACTGGCGGGACATCGCGCGTGACCTGCTGGCTGATCCGGCCTGGCAGCGCCACCGCCACCCGGTGGCCCGCTCGCCATGGCTGTACCACCCGGGTGACCGGACGTTCGTGAGCTACGAAGACGCCGGGTCCATCGAGGAGCGGGCCGCGTTCGCGGCACGTCACGGGCTGCGGGGTGCGTTCACCTGGCATCTCGGCGGAGACGACGACGAACACACTTTGCTCGCTGCGATGACCCGCCCGTTCCGCGCCTGAGCGGGTGACAGTCCGGGAGTTCCACGCCGTCATCCCGCTCAGGCCGGCGTTGATCAGCCGGATGTCACGGAGAATCCGTCGAGCACGGCGTAGGAGCCGGACAGCTTGGTGACCACGATCGTGTGCGTGCCCGCGCTGAGCCCGGTCCTGCTGAACACGGCGACGTTCGCGTGGCGCACCCCGTCGGCAGGCAGCGTACTGACGACCTGCTGCGCGCCACCGTCGATACTGATCCCGAGATTGCCCTGGTCGGTGTTCTGCTCCCCGTAGACGGCGATGCCGGTGCCGGTGAACGTGAGCGTCGCGGTCGACCCGTTGACGGTGGCATAGTGCACGTCGCCGTTGAGGTCACCGTACGTCCGGCCCGACTGCAGGGTGAAGCCGCTGTAGCCGATAC contains these protein-coding regions:
- a CDS encoding glycoside hydrolase family 18 protein, producing the protein MITGQTVLGAYFHGTDENTDAIDALPAGLLTHAFYAFATIEDGRLTLPPQAPAHLAALAARKRADPGLRIVLSIGGWGAGGFSDAARTPRSRAEFVEQSLQLATDFDGLDLDWEFPVSGGPAELIHRPEDRRNATLLAERLREGLGPSRLLAAALPAGRLQSAGPYDPADSYELAAFAELLDFANLMTYDFGTGFSPIATFNAPLAEVDDDPMDAGLRRWNNVTGAVDYYERHGVPRDKLVLGVPFYGRGFRVASAGEQAGLYQPQVGTVEVGDWRDIARDLLADPAWQRHRHPVARSPWLYHPGDRTFVSYEDAGSIEERAAFAARHGLRGAFTWHLGGDDDEHTLLAAMTRPFRA